GCAGGAAGTCACCCAGTGGCTGGACGAAGCCTTGAACCGTTGGCACCTGATGCGCCCGGAAGCCAGCTACCGTTTCCATCTGTTGGGCGAGGGGCCGGTGCCGCGCCTGGCGCCGCCGCCGGACCTGACCCAGGCCCTGCTCAATCTGCTGAACAATGCCGCCGATGCCTGCCCCGAAGGCCTGGAAGTACGCCTGGACTGGGACGCGGAAAACCTCACCATCAGTATTCGTGACCACGGTGCCGGAGTACCCTTGGCCATCGCCGAACAGATCGGCAAACCGTTTTTTACCACCAAGGGCAAAGGCTTCGGCCTGGGCCTGTTTTTGAGCAAGGCCAGCGTGACCCGCGCTGGAGGCTCAGTGAAACTCTACAGTCATGAGGAAGGCGGAACGCTCACCGAGCTGCGCCTGCCCCGTGCCGCCCGAGGAGACGACCATGAGTGAAGAGATCCAAGTCGAAGGCGAGGAACTGCCGCACCTGTTGCTGGTGGATGATGACGCCACCTTTACCCGCGTGATGGCCCGTGCCATGAGCCGCCGCGGTTTTCGCGTGAGCACCGCCGGTTCCGCCGAGGAGGGCCTGGTCATTGCCCAGCAGGACCTGCCGGACTACGCCGCGCTGGACTTGAAGATGGATGGCGACTCCGGGCTGGTGCTGTTGCCCAAGCTGCTGGAGCTGGACCCGGAGATGCGGGTACTGATTCTCACCGGCTATTCGAGCATCGCCACCGCGGTGGAAGCGATCAAGCGTGGCGCCTGCAACTACCTGTGCAAGCCGGCGGATGCCGACGATGTACTGGCCGCGCTGCTCTCCGAACACGCCGATCTCGACACCCTGGTGCCGGAAAACCCGATGTCGGTGGACCGCTTGCAGTGGGAACACATTCAGCGCGTGTTGACCGAACACGAAGGCAACATCTCCGCCACTGCCCGGGCCCTGGGCATGCACCGCCGTACCTTGCAGCGCAAATTGCAGAAGCGTCCCGTGCGTCGCTGAACCGCGACTGAACGAATGTCCGCTGGGCGTCGTGAAAAAGCGAGCCGATCTACTATGATCGGCTCAACGCTTGCCCTTCTTCCTATCGAGCCTCAACGATGAATCAGAACGCTGAATACTCCGCGGTCAACGATGCCGTGCGCGGGCAATTCTTTCGCCGGGTCTGGGCCATGATCACGCCGTACTGGCGCAGTGAGGAAAAGGGCAAGGCCTGGCTGTTGCTGGTTGCGGTGATCGGCC
The DNA window shown above is from Pseudomonas protegens CHA0 and carries:
- a CDS encoding response regulator transcription factor, translated to MSEEIQVEGEELPHLLLVDDDATFTRVMARAMSRRGFRVSTAGSAEEGLVIAQQDLPDYAALDLKMDGDSGLVLLPKLLELDPEMRVLILTGYSSIATAVEAIKRGACNYLCKPADADDVLAALLSEHADLDTLVPENPMSVDRLQWEHIQRVLTEHEGNISATARALGMHRRTLQRKLQKRPVRR